One Thermofilum sp. genomic window carries:
- a CDS encoding ABC transporter ATP-binding protein: MEKSILEVRSLSVWYDVPPRPLRAVDKVSFLVRRGEILGLAGESACGKSTLAQAILRLLKPPGRVIDGEVLFEGVDLLRLNEQELRRIRWKQISYVPQSSMNALNPVMRIRDQIIDVFKTHEGSALSKEELSKRVEELLTRVGLAEEVSKMFPHELSGGMRQRVVIAMALALRPQLLIADEPTTALDVVVQRGILQLLKDINVKDNTTVMLITHDMAVHAEVTDRVMIMYAGKIVESGPTLKLFSEPLHPYTKLLISSIPRIREKRKIIGITGLPPDLRMPPPGCRFHPRCPHFIKGKCDMDEPVMRRLEPDRWVACHLYS; the protein is encoded by the coding sequence ATGGAAAAAAGTATTCTTGAGGTTAGGAGTTTAAGTGTATGGTATGACGTTCCACCGCGTCCCTTGAGAGCTGTGGATAAGGTTAGCTTTCTAGTTCGGAGGGGAGAGATTCTCGGGTTGGCAGGTGAGTCAGCCTGTGGGAAATCAACGCTAGCACAGGCTATCCTAAGATTATTGAAACCCCCTGGACGTGTCATCGACGGTGAGGTTCTTTTTGAGGGGGTTGATCTCCTAAGGTTGAATGAGCAGGAATTAAGGCGTATCAGGTGGAAGCAGATATCTTACGTCCCGCAGAGTTCGATGAATGCTCTAAACCCTGTGATGAGGATCCGTGATCAAATAATTGACGTGTTTAAAACACATGAGGGATCCGCGCTGTCAAAAGAGGAGCTGTCGAAACGGGTAGAGGAGTTACTGACCCGCGTAGGTCTCGCCGAAGAGGTCTCGAAGATGTTCCCGCACGAGCTTAGTGGTGGGATGCGTCAGCGAGTAGTTATAGCTATGGCACTTGCTCTGCGCCCGCAGCTTCTAATAGCTGATGAACCTACAACAGCTTTAGATGTTGTCGTTCAAAGGGGAATTCTCCAACTTTTAAAAGACATCAATGTAAAGGATAACACAACAGTAATGCTAATTACGCATGATATGGCAGTTCACGCGGAGGTCACTGACAGGGTTATGATTATGTACGCTGGGAAGATTGTCGAGAGCGGTCCCACGCTGAAACTTTTCTCCGAGCCTCTACATCCGTATACCAAGCTGTTGATATCTTCGATACCACGAATAAGGGAGAAGAGAAAAATCATAGGAATCACCGGGCTACCACCTGATCTCCGCATGCCTCCGCCCGGTTGCCGCTTTCATCCCAGGTGTCCTCATTTTATTAAAGGAAAGTGTGACATGGATGAGCCGGTGATGAGACGGCTAGAGCCCGACAGGTGGGTAGCTTGTCATCTGTACAGCTAG
- a CDS encoding histone deacetylase family protein, which produces MLLLYNRRTRAHEPPFPHPENPERLSVAMNALKQFEMLTFREPSLASREDLERVHTGSYLDRLEYIISEKLLLLDEDTYVSSGTLEAVKAAAGAAIEATLSALLGEPAFALVRPPGHHAGRSGRAMGARTQGFCIVNNVAVAAAWLLERGVKKVAIVDFDAHHGNGTQEIFYRDPRVLHIDLHEDPSTLYPGTGFPNQLGEGEARGTKVNVVLPPGSADDVYGLALEEVVLPILEEFKPELLLFSAGFDAFEGDGLTHLRAGEWAFARMGELPSELGLRGKCAAVLEGGYSVGLSRGLPAFIAALLDLRPEAERVASREPVFRVAREYVRDLKGLLRQFWSL; this is translated from the coding sequence GTGCTCCTGCTTTACAATAGAAGGACTCGTGCCCATGAACCTCCATTTCCTCACCCGGAAAATCCCGAGAGGCTTTCGGTGGCTATGAATGCACTTAAGCAGTTTGAAATGCTTACTTTCCGCGAGCCATCGTTAGCTAGTAGAGAGGACTTAGAGAGGGTACATACAGGCAGTTACCTTGACCGCTTAGAGTATATCATCTCGGAGAAGCTTCTATTGCTGGACGAAGACACTTACGTCTCTAGTGGGACGCTAGAGGCAGTGAAGGCAGCGGCGGGGGCTGCTATAGAAGCTACTCTGTCAGCCCTGCTAGGTGAACCTGCTTTCGCGCTGGTGAGGCCTCCGGGGCACCATGCTGGGAGAAGCGGGAGGGCGATGGGTGCTAGGACGCAGGGCTTCTGCATCGTGAACAACGTTGCGGTGGCGGCCGCGTGGCTCCTCGAGCGTGGTGTCAAGAAGGTGGCTATCGTGGACTTCGACGCGCACCACGGTAACGGGACTCAGGAGATCTTCTACAGGGATCCGAGAGTGCTGCACATCGACCTGCACGAGGATCCTTCTACGCTCTACCCGGGGACCGGTTTCCCGAACCAGCTCGGCGAGGGGGAGGCTAGAGGGACGAAGGTGAATGTCGTGCTGCCGCCCGGTAGTGCCGACGACGTCTACGGGCTCGCATTAGAGGAGGTTGTGCTGCCTATCCTGGAGGAGTTTAAGCCGGAGCTCCTCCTCTTCTCGGCGGGGTTCGACGCGTTCGAGGGTGACGGGCTCACGCACCTTAGAGCGGGCGAGTGGGCTTTCGCGAGGATGGGAGAGCTGCCGTCAGAGCTGGGACTGCGCGGGAAGTGCGCAGCGGTCCTTGAGGGAGGCTACTCGGTTGGCCTCTCCCGGGGTTTGCCCGCCTTCATCGCCGCTCTGCTTGATCTCCGCCCGGAGGCAGAGCGGGTAGCTTCCAGGGAGCCTGTCTTCAGGGTGGCTCGGGAGTACGTCCGGGACTTGAAGGGGCTGCTGAGGCAGTTCTGGAGCCTGTAG
- a CDS encoding PIG-L deacetylase family protein, producing MPTEESGIANEVRRLAKVLGAAEALRRITKEIFESLDDPFKGCRRVLCIQPHPDDCEYGAGATLAELADAGIEITYLTLTDGSKGTLDPSMDPRVLAQIRRLEQERAAKVVGVKKLLWLDYLDGELPYSAEVRSKLIEAIRAEKPDVVFAPDPYLLYEAHPDHRVGGLLALEAAMFSPLPLFSRGSQPHEVRAVVLYYTARPNLLKPVDRTFERKLQALKMHESQFSSSWNLFELYLRVVAAAYGAQAGSEYAEAFRVLPTSLLHATALSELV from the coding sequence GTGCCCACTGAAGAGAGTGGCATAGCTAACGAGGTTAGGAGGCTGGCAAAAGTTCTAGGAGCAGCAGAAGCTTTAAGGCGTATTACGAAGGAGATTTTCGAGAGCTTGGACGACCCCTTTAAGGGCTGCAGGAGAGTTCTATGTATTCAGCCGCACCCCGATGACTGCGAGTACGGTGCTGGCGCGACTCTCGCGGAGCTCGCCGACGCGGGCATAGAGATCACTTATCTCACGCTGACCGATGGGAGCAAGGGTACGCTGGACCCCAGCATGGATCCGAGAGTGCTGGCGCAGATCCGGAGGTTGGAGCAGGAGCGGGCGGCTAAGGTGGTGGGCGTGAAAAAGCTCCTTTGGCTAGACTACCTCGACGGGGAGCTTCCGTACTCGGCAGAGGTGAGAAGCAAGCTCATTGAGGCTATTAGAGCTGAGAAGCCGGATGTGGTGTTCGCGCCGGACCCCTACCTCCTCTACGAGGCGCACCCCGATCACAGGGTCGGCGGGCTCCTCGCTTTGGAAGCTGCAATGTTCAGCCCCCTCCCCCTCTTCAGCAGGGGGTCGCAGCCGCACGAGGTACGCGCAGTAGTCCTCTACTACACTGCGAGGCCGAACCTTCTGAAGCCTGTCGACAGGACCTTCGAGAGGAAGCTTCAAGCGCTGAAAATGCACGAGAGCCAGTTCTCCTCCAGCTGGAACCTCTTCGAGCTATACCTTAGAGTGGTCGCTGCCGCTTACGGCGCCCAAGCTGGTTCGGAGTATGCGGAAGCTTTCCGGGTGCTGCCCACGTCTCTGCTGCACGCTACAGCGCTCTCGGAGCTCGTGTAG
- a CDS encoding ABC transporter permease, with protein sequence MPRLGYLLGPLLMLRASIRRLLSNSFFVIGFASYVGLVAACAVGYLIIPKDLARVGAAPPLLPPQADHFLGTDVLGRDILALLVEATLNSSKIGLIAATFGTIVGTLIGFVSGYYGGLPDNVLRLITDVFLAVPSMLFLILISALVRVVTVEMMALLIAIFSWPWPARQVRAQALSLKEREFVYLAWLSGESKFEIILKELMPHMVPWMAANFVNAYLVAILTEAGLAILGLGPQTDITLGILLWWALSHAAIFRGLWWWWLPPVILLIYSFFTLYLIQIGISEVVNPRSKVI encoded by the coding sequence ATGCCAAGACTCGGGTACCTTCTTGGACCTCTTCTTATGCTGCGTGCATCGATTAGAAGGCTCCTCAGTAACAGCTTCTTTGTTATCGGGTTCGCATCTTACGTAGGCTTAGTTGCCGCTTGCGCGGTAGGGTATCTCATAATTCCCAAGGATCTGGCAAGAGTAGGTGCGGCACCTCCGCTGCTGCCACCGCAGGCTGACCACTTTCTCGGGACTGATGTTTTAGGGAGAGATATCCTCGCGCTGCTCGTAGAGGCTACTTTAAACTCCAGCAAGATAGGTTTGATAGCAGCAACCTTTGGAACAATAGTAGGTACACTGATAGGTTTCGTTAGTGGTTACTATGGAGGTCTCCCGGATAACGTTCTGAGGTTAATCACTGATGTATTTCTTGCAGTTCCATCCATGCTGTTTTTAATCCTCATTTCTGCACTTGTTAGAGTTGTAACTGTGGAGATGATGGCGCTTTTAATCGCTATTTTCTCCTGGCCCTGGCCAGCTAGACAGGTGAGAGCACAGGCGCTCAGCCTTAAAGAGAGGGAGTTCGTTTATCTTGCCTGGCTCTCCGGCGAAAGCAAGTTTGAGATCATTCTGAAGGAGCTCATGCCTCATATGGTTCCTTGGATGGCAGCTAATTTCGTTAATGCGTACTTAGTGGCTATTCTCACCGAGGCAGGGCTCGCCATTCTCGGGTTGGGTCCCCAAACGGATATCACGCTGGGGATTCTTCTCTGGTGGGCTCTAAGTCATGCGGCGATCTTCCGGGGACTTTGGTGGTGGTGGCTGCCGCCGGTAATACTGCTAATTTATTCGTTTTTCACTCTATATTTAATACAAATTGGAATATCCGAGGTGGTTAACCCCAGATCTAAGGTGATTTAG
- a CDS encoding ABC transporter permease, translating into MAAPIRYWAQRFLLYIFTIYLSATIIFVIPRLIPGDPLSVYYEQLREVGAQRGAELMIEEYRKVFGLDKDIFSQYISFLYQILKGDFGYSISQFPAKVSELIAAALPWSIGLLSVTTVISWVLGTLMGAIAGWVRESRASKIMAAGALLLSIIPYYILAILLVFLFAYTLRWFPSGGGYTAGMTPAFDLAFILNVLWHAFLPGLSIIISSLTWWFLSMRSMISMIKGEDFVILAEAKGLPKREILWNYAARNAILPQLTGLALSLSRIFTGALITEVIFGYPGLGTLLVTAIRNLDYFLLQGTIMLSIFAVATANLLVEIFYPLVDPRIRHSGG; encoded by the coding sequence ATGGCCGCGCCGATTAGGTACTGGGCTCAGAGGTTTCTACTTTACATCTTTACCATCTACTTGTCAGCTACCATTATATTTGTAATCCCGCGACTAATTCCCGGAGATCCTCTTTCTGTATACTATGAGCAATTGAGGGAAGTGGGAGCGCAGAGGGGTGCAGAGCTTATGATAGAAGAGTATAGGAAAGTTTTTGGGTTAGACAAAGATATCTTTTCGCAGTACATAAGTTTCCTTTACCAGATACTTAAGGGTGATTTCGGTTACTCCATCTCTCAGTTTCCCGCAAAAGTTTCAGAGCTTATAGCTGCTGCTCTTCCCTGGTCCATCGGTTTACTCTCAGTAACCACGGTCATTTCCTGGGTTCTCGGAACACTTATGGGGGCGATAGCCGGGTGGGTTAGAGAATCAAGAGCGTCGAAGATCATGGCTGCGGGTGCGCTCTTACTCAGTATAATTCCGTATTACATTTTAGCGATCCTATTGGTTTTCTTATTTGCATACACACTGAGGTGGTTTCCAAGCGGAGGGGGATATACAGCTGGAATGACACCCGCTTTTGACCTGGCTTTTATTCTCAATGTACTGTGGCATGCTTTCCTACCAGGGCTGAGCATTATCATATCATCCCTTACTTGGTGGTTCCTCAGTATGAGGTCAATGATCTCAATGATCAAGGGTGAGGACTTCGTAATACTTGCTGAGGCAAAAGGACTTCCTAAGAGGGAGATATTGTGGAACTACGCTGCGAGGAATGCTATTCTCCCTCAGCTAACGGGTTTAGCTCTTTCTCTCAGTAGAATTTTCACGGGAGCTCTAATAACCGAGGTTATCTTCGGTTATCCGGGACTGGGAACCTTACTCGTAACGGCAATAAGGAATCTTGACTATTTCTTGCTGCAAGGCACAATTATGCTGTCTATTTTTGCTGTAGCTACCGCTAATCTTTTGGTAGAGATCTTTTATCCGCTGGTTGATCCTAGAATAAGACATAGCGGTGGTTAG
- a CDS encoding ABC transporter ATP-binding protein, whose product MSVHSLLELRNVTKIFSTGVLFFRQRIVAVDDVSFRIPGERPVVFTLAGESGSGKTTIARLILGFLKPDKGDIVYRGRNLTAFSSKDWNWYRREVQAVFQDPYAAYNPIYTVDRVLFTPLKKYRLTFSDSEASEMVAKALESVGLRPEEILGRYPYELSGGQRQRVLLARSLLLKPRLIIADEPVSMLDASLRAEVLNLMLDLKNKVGVSFLYITHDLSTASYISDFLAIMYRGVLVETGPIDEVIEEPLHPYTKLLLDSIPVPDPNKRWTSRVVLPPREYTEEKRMGCKFYDRCPLRMNICKDNVPPPKIINSRVVRCFLY is encoded by the coding sequence ATGAGTGTCCACAGCTTACTTGAGCTAAGAAATGTCACAAAAATTTTCTCAACAGGTGTGCTGTTCTTCAGGCAGAGAATAGTAGCGGTCGATGATGTATCGTTTCGCATTCCGGGCGAGAGGCCTGTTGTATTTACATTAGCTGGTGAAAGTGGTAGCGGTAAAACGACGATCGCCAGACTCATCTTAGGTTTTCTCAAACCTGATAAAGGAGATATAGTTTACAGAGGAAGAAATCTCACTGCTTTTTCTAGCAAGGACTGGAACTGGTACCGCCGCGAAGTTCAAGCAGTTTTTCAAGACCCTTACGCTGCTTACAATCCGATATACACTGTAGACCGAGTTCTTTTTACGCCGTTAAAGAAGTATAGGCTAACATTCAGTGACTCGGAAGCCAGTGAGATGGTAGCAAAAGCCCTTGAATCCGTAGGTTTAAGGCCAGAGGAGATTCTTGGAAGATACCCCTACGAACTCAGCGGAGGTCAACGCCAGAGAGTGCTTCTCGCCCGGTCGTTGCTTCTCAAGCCGCGCCTAATAATCGCCGATGAGCCAGTATCCATGCTTGATGCTTCTCTTAGAGCGGAAGTGCTTAACCTTATGCTCGATTTGAAGAACAAAGTTGGAGTCTCATTTCTCTACATTACTCACGACTTATCAACAGCAAGCTACATCAGCGATTTCTTAGCCATCATGTACCGGGGGGTTCTAGTTGAGACAGGACCTATTGATGAAGTTATAGAGGAGCCTCTTCACCCCTACACGAAGCTACTGCTTGACTCTATACCTGTACCAGATCCAAATAAACGCTGGACTTCAAGGGTGGTGCTTCCTCCCAGAGAGTACACCGAGGAGAAGAGAATGGGCTGCAAATTCTACGACAGATGTCCCTTGAGAATGAACATTTGCAAGGATAATGTCCCGCCGCCTAAGATCATTAACTCAAGGGTTGTTCGCTGTTTTCTTTACTGA
- the guaA gene encoding glutamine-hydrolyzing GMP synthase, with product MSFDPRRFVEEAVSEIRRIVGDSLAVAACSGGVDSTVAAVLARMALGDRLRAVYIDDGFRRLGEPKRTVELLKGLGLDVELVNARREFLEAVKGLRDAEEKRKAFRHTFYSVLGRVARELGARYLVQGTIKADIVETVGGVKTQHNVLVQLGLDPRTYGFEVVEPLRELFKPQVREVARFLGLPREISEKMPFPGPGLLVRVVGEVTEEKLEVARLATRVVEEELSGLGAFQVFAAVLSDRATGLVGGERRYGYVVAVRAVRSEDALTAEPLEVPFELLRKVAERITREVPGVVRVLYEITGKPPATIEYE from the coding sequence ATGAGTTTTGACCCACGCAGGTTCGTGGAGGAGGCGGTTTCCGAGATCAGGAGGATTGTAGGGGACTCTCTCGCGGTTGCAGCTTGCTCGGGGGGTGTCGACAGCACTGTTGCCGCGGTTCTCGCGAGGATGGCGCTAGGCGATAGGCTCAGGGCGGTCTACATCGACGACGGCTTCAGGCGGCTGGGCGAGCCTAAGCGAACCGTGGAGCTGCTGAAGGGGCTGGGGCTCGACGTCGAGCTCGTAAACGCCAGGAGGGAGTTCCTCGAGGCTGTGAAAGGGCTTAGGGACGCTGAGGAGAAAAGGAAGGCGTTCAGGCACACGTTCTACAGCGTGCTGGGGAGGGTTGCGAGAGAGCTCGGCGCGCGCTACCTCGTGCAGGGGACGATAAAGGCAGACATCGTCGAGACTGTGGGGGGCGTGAAGACGCAGCACAATGTCCTCGTGCAGCTGGGCCTGGATCCGAGAACATACGGCTTCGAGGTTGTAGAGCCGCTCAGAGAGCTCTTCAAGCCCCAGGTTAGAGAGGTTGCGAGGTTTCTCGGCCTCCCGAGGGAGATCTCAGAGAAGATGCCGTTCCCGGGACCCGGCCTGCTGGTGAGGGTTGTCGGGGAGGTGACAGAGGAGAAGCTAGAGGTGGCTAGGCTCGCCACCAGAGTGGTGGAGGAGGAGCTCTCTGGCCTAGGCGCCTTCCAGGTTTTCGCCGCTGTCCTGAGCGACAGGGCGACGGGGCTGGTTGGAGGGGAGCGGCGGTACGGCTACGTAGTTGCTGTGCGGGCTGTGAGGAGCGAGGACGCCCTGACCGCGGAGCCGCTGGAGGTTCCCTTCGAGCTGCTGAGAAAAGTTGCGGAGAGGATCACTCGCGAGGTGCCGGGCGTCGTGAGAGTGCTCTACGAGATCACCGGTAAGCCGCCCGCGACCATCGAGTACGAGTAG
- a CDS encoding trehalase family glycosidase, with protein sequence MRIPALNNEVVSEAISVLYHNTVKYRGFNITVPHLERYPIPYCWDTAFHVLAFLHFDVTLAKENLECLLSLADPDGKIPNAPTEAGDQDLRSQPPIIVYSALRLYEVERNRELLLKWYPSLKQYYWWWRKKGDPLNHGFISPFTGAREKAHPKTAYWAVCSTGMDNHPIYDFTNGNALEVNGLYYIPVKDLLLTSTLALAAKALAEMAGQLKFENDKAVFEQEYECLSEKYRYELWDDVEEFYFAADWKGSRIKVKSVQAFVSLLADIPDSSQRKHLIGHLTSPEEFWGNLGIPSVAFDDETYMTPQPSWYYSRDPYYWRGPIWAPTTYLVFRALLNNGYANLAREVVQRWVDLVYASKEFPEYFYADGRPGATRLSNFGWTAAVTVSMLVESGLVSRSEVTAAKEQVEELLRRRGASYGRAD encoded by the coding sequence ATGAGAATTCCTGCATTGAATAATGAGGTTGTTTCAGAGGCTATAAGTGTACTATACCATAACACTGTTAAATACAGAGGATTTAATATAACAGTGCCGCACCTGGAAAGATACCCTATACCTTACTGTTGGGATACTGCATTTCATGTATTAGCATTTCTGCATTTTGATGTAACTCTTGCAAAGGAAAATCTCGAGTGCTTACTTTCTCTCGCGGATCCTGATGGTAAAATTCCAAATGCTCCTACAGAGGCTGGAGATCAAGACCTGAGAAGCCAGCCGCCAATAATTGTTTATTCTGCTTTACGGCTGTATGAGGTTGAGAGGAATAGGGAGCTTCTGCTGAAGTGGTACCCATCGCTGAAACAGTATTATTGGTGGTGGCGAAAAAAAGGAGATCCTTTGAATCATGGCTTTATTAGTCCTTTCACTGGGGCTCGGGAAAAAGCTCATCCAAAAACGGCATATTGGGCGGTGTGCTCGACCGGGATGGACAATCACCCCATCTACGACTTCACGAATGGTAATGCACTTGAAGTTAATGGGCTGTACTACATACCTGTTAAAGACTTGCTGCTGACTTCGACTCTGGCTCTTGCGGCGAAGGCTTTAGCCGAGATGGCAGGGCAGCTAAAGTTTGAGAACGATAAAGCGGTTTTTGAGCAGGAATATGAATGTCTTTCAGAAAAATACAGGTATGAGCTGTGGGATGATGTAGAAGAGTTCTACTTTGCGGCTGATTGGAAGGGATCTCGGATAAAGGTGAAGAGTGTGCAGGCTTTCGTTTCTCTCCTAGCGGATATCCCTGATAGCAGTCAGCGGAAGCATCTCATTGGTCACTTAACGTCACCAGAAGAATTTTGGGGTAACCTCGGTATTCCTTCCGTAGCATTTGATGATGAAACTTACATGACCCCACAGCCTTCATGGTACTACTCGCGTGACCCCTATTATTGGCGGGGACCCATATGGGCGCCCACAACGTACCTCGTTTTCCGCGCCCTTCTAAATAATGGATACGCTAATTTAGCAAGAGAAGTAGTTCAACGCTGGGTCGACCTCGTGTATGCGAGCAAAGAGTTTCCTGAGTACTTTTACGCAGATGGGAGACCCGGAGCAACTAGGCTGAGCAATTTCGGGTGGACTGCGGCGGTTACTGTAAGCATGCTGGTAGAGTCAGGCCTAGTGAGCAGATCGGAAGTTACCGCTGCGAAGGAGCAAGTCGAAGAACTTCTGAGGAGGCGGGGTGCAAGCTATGGCCGCGCCGATTAG
- a CDS encoding ABC transporter substrate-binding protein, translating into MGRFKKLTTERFAKTLCVAILVLLLTLSFYGAFAQPPPREETLYIARGRVVNPTLLNLYAPGAPSRSHTCMHQFVWEYLFYYNFETGEYIPWLAEKFEYSPDYKSVKIYLRKGVKWSDGHPFTADDVVFTYEMLLKYAPRLSGSAAVAAKVAGARKIDDYTVEILLKDPDPRFHLDRSTFPAALVWGGLTIVPKHIWEKEDPLTFKNYPPVGTGPYRVVSSGETESILERRDDWWATELFGIRPAPKYIVCKYYGPEESLAAALAANDVDAVFIGMITFGTLQTVIARNPAVIVWRRTSPYSWIDPCPRVLMVNNQRYPWSLPEVRHAISYLLNRPLIAELVFDKTTYPTPYIFPEYGGMKPYLDAVKDLVDKYEILKYDPKKAEEIFTKLGFKKGPDGIWVTPNGTKLEAIYIYHTASDPVEQRKAMEVITSLLRAAGISVIAKGLEGPAFIDTMNRGEWDLRYGYMCPGDSDPFFNLYISHSKFAAPPGQPVSNWEYNGWRYINPEYDKLIDQLQLTSPLEKEKAITLFKQIMEIFYRDLPVIPVVQAPAIVPFSTQYWTGWPTAENPWIMPVPWWAQFNLVVNGYYSPSKGEWVGGIKPARIDYATVYFTKDTPRFRGIDLIWYGPFKAGDAARIPSDDAEFWIKKGYASYTPPIPSLAPELKPLVDQVAALTNTVSILKDSVGSLTVQLSNLTTLVTINLVISILLIIAVIYLAVRKK; encoded by the coding sequence ATGGGAAGATTTAAAAAGCTCACAACCGAGAGATTTGCGAAAACCCTCTGTGTAGCTATTCTCGTGCTTTTGCTCACTCTGTCGTTTTACGGGGCTTTTGCCCAGCCGCCTCCCAGAGAAGAAACACTCTATATAGCGCGCGGAAGGGTTGTGAACCCGACGTTGCTGAACCTTTATGCTCCAGGAGCTCCTTCGCGTAGCCACACATGCATGCACCAGTTTGTCTGGGAGTACCTCTTTTACTACAATTTCGAGACGGGGGAGTATATACCCTGGTTAGCAGAAAAATTCGAGTACTCTCCAGATTACAAGAGCGTGAAAATCTACTTAAGGAAGGGCGTCAAGTGGAGTGACGGCCACCCCTTCACAGCCGATGATGTTGTCTTCACATACGAGATGTTGCTAAAGTACGCACCAAGGCTAAGCGGTTCAGCCGCGGTAGCTGCTAAGGTTGCGGGTGCTAGGAAGATCGACGACTACACTGTGGAGATACTACTTAAAGACCCAGACCCGCGTTTCCACCTGGATCGGAGCACGTTCCCAGCAGCTCTTGTCTGGGGCGGGCTTACGATAGTCCCTAAGCATATCTGGGAGAAAGAAGACCCATTGACTTTCAAAAACTATCCTCCTGTGGGTACTGGCCCCTACAGGGTGGTGAGCTCAGGTGAAACAGAGAGCATTCTAGAGAGAAGAGATGACTGGTGGGCTACAGAACTTTTCGGAATTCGTCCAGCTCCGAAGTATATAGTCTGTAAGTACTACGGTCCTGAAGAGAGCCTCGCTGCAGCTCTAGCTGCAAACGATGTAGATGCCGTTTTCATTGGCATGATAACATTTGGAACCCTTCAAACGGTGATTGCTCGAAACCCAGCAGTTATTGTCTGGCGTAGAACATCTCCTTATTCATGGATCGATCCATGCCCCCGAGTGCTTATGGTCAACAACCAGCGGTACCCGTGGAGCTTGCCTGAAGTTCGGCACGCAATATCCTACCTCCTGAACCGACCGCTCATAGCAGAGCTTGTTTTCGACAAAACTACCTATCCCACTCCTTACATATTCCCAGAGTACGGTGGCATGAAGCCATACCTTGACGCTGTTAAGGACCTTGTTGATAAGTACGAAATTCTGAAGTATGATCCTAAGAAAGCTGAAGAAATCTTCACAAAACTCGGCTTTAAGAAGGGGCCTGACGGAATCTGGGTCACACCAAACGGCACAAAGTTAGAAGCAATCTACATTTATCACACTGCATCCGACCCGGTAGAGCAGAGAAAAGCGATGGAAGTTATCACATCACTTCTAAGAGCCGCAGGAATCTCCGTAATCGCTAAAGGACTTGAGGGGCCAGCGTTCATCGATACGATGAACAGAGGCGAGTGGGACCTCAGGTACGGGTACATGTGCCCCGGAGACTCTGACCCCTTCTTCAACCTCTACATTTCTCACAGCAAGTTCGCTGCACCGCCTGGTCAGCCTGTCTCCAACTGGGAATATAATGGGTGGAGGTATATAAACCCCGAGTACGATAAGCTCATTGATCAACTGCAGTTAACTTCCCCACTCGAGAAAGAAAAGGCAATAACTCTCTTCAAGCAGATAATGGAAATATTCTACCGCGACCTACCCGTGATCCCCGTAGTTCAGGCTCCCGCTATTGTACCGTTTAGTACACAATACTGGACTGGATGGCCTACCGCCGAGAACCCGTGGATAATGCCCGTGCCTTGGTGGGCTCAGTTCAACCTCGTCGTGAATGGCTACTACTCCCCCTCAAAAGGAGAATGGGTGGGCGGCATTAAGCCAGCGAGAATCGATTACGCTACAGTATACTTCACAAAGGATACACCCAGGTTCAGAGGGATAGATCTCATCTGGTACGGGCCGTTTAAGGCTGGCGATGCAGCACGGATACCCTCCGACGACGCTGAGTTCTGGATAAAGAAAGGGTACGCTTCCTACACACCACCAATACCAAGCCTTGCGCCTGAACTGAAACCTCTCGTAGACCAAGTTGCAGCTCTCACAAACACCGTCTCGATTCTTAAAGACAGCGTTGGCAGCTTGACTGTCCAGCTCTCGAACCTCACTACACTAGTTACGATAAATTTAGTAATATCTATACTGCTTATCATTGCCGTAATATATCTTGCAGTAAGAAAGAAATAA